A single region of the Enterobacter cloacae complex sp. R_G8 genome encodes:
- the apaG gene encoding Co2+/Mg2+ efflux protein ApaG, translated as MIDSPRVCVQVQSVYVESQSSPDEERFVFAYTVTIRNLGRMPVQLLGRYWLITNGNGREIEVQGEGVVGEQPHIDPGEEYQYTSGAVIETPLGTMQGHYEMVDVDGNVFRVAIPVFRLAVTTLIH; from the coding sequence ATGATTGATTCGCCCCGCGTATGTGTCCAGGTACAAAGCGTTTACGTTGAATCTCAGTCCTCACCCGATGAAGAGCGCTTTGTTTTTGCCTACACCGTGACCATTCGCAATCTGGGGCGGATGCCTGTGCAGCTGCTCGGGCGTTACTGGCTTATCACTAACGGCAATGGCCGTGAAATCGAAGTTCAGGGTGAAGGTGTGGTTGGTGAACAGCCCCACATCGACCCTGGCGAAGAGTATCAGTACACCAGCGGTGCGGTGATAGAAACGCCGCTGGGAACCATGCAAGGCCATTATGAAATGGTCGACGTCGATGGCAATGTATTCCGCGTTGCTATTCCTGTGTTCCGTCTCGCCGTTACAACACTCATTCATTAA
- the apaH gene encoding bis(5'-nucleosyl)-tetraphosphatase (symmetrical) ApaH has protein sequence MSTYLIGDVHGCYDELIALLKQVDFTPGRDILWLTGDLVARGPGSLEVLRFVKSLGDSVRMVLGNHDLHLLAVFAGISRNKPKDRLTPLLDAPDADELINWLRRQPLLQVDEEKKLVMAHAGITPQWDLETAKTCARDVEAVLASDSYPFFLDAMYGDMPNHWSEDLSGLARLRFITNAFTRMRFCFPNGQLDMYSKETPESAPAPLKPWFAIPGPVTSEYSVVFGHWAALEGKGTPDGIYGLDTGCCWGGDLTCLRWEDKTYFVQPSNRQLDLGEGEAVAS, from the coding sequence ATGTCTACATATCTGATTGGCGACGTTCATGGTTGCTACGATGAACTGATCGCATTATTAAAACAGGTCGACTTTACGCCAGGACGGGATATTCTCTGGCTGACGGGCGATTTAGTGGCGCGTGGGCCAGGTTCCCTCGAGGTTTTACGCTTCGTAAAATCGCTTGGCGACAGCGTACGCATGGTGTTGGGTAATCATGATTTACATCTGCTGGCCGTCTTTGCCGGCATCAGCCGCAATAAGCCGAAAGATCGCCTCACCCCGCTGCTGGATGCGCCAGACGCCGACGAACTGATCAACTGGCTGCGTCGTCAGCCGCTGTTGCAGGTCGATGAGGAGAAAAAACTGGTCATGGCCCACGCCGGGATCACCCCACAGTGGGATCTCGAGACGGCAAAAACCTGCGCACGTGACGTTGAAGCGGTACTGGCGAGCGATTCCTATCCTTTCTTCCTTGATGCCATGTATGGCGATATGCCAAACCACTGGAGCGAAGATCTGAGCGGTCTGGCACGCCTGCGTTTTATCACGAACGCGTTCACACGGATGCGTTTCTGCTTCCCGAACGGGCAACTGGATATGTACTCCAAAGAGACGCCGGAAAGTGCGCCTGCGCCGCTTAAACCGTGGTTTGCGATCCCCGGACCGGTCACCAGTGAGTACAGCGTGGTGTTTGGCCACTGGGCCGCGCTAGAAGGGAAAGGCACGCCAGACGGGATCTACGGTCTTGATACCGGTTGTTGCTGGGGCGGGGATTTAACCTGCTTACGCTGGGAAGATAAAACCTACTTCGTGCAGCCGTCCAACCGAC